A single Bacteroidota bacterium DNA region contains:
- a CDS encoding tetratricopeptide repeat protein: MKKILYIIIFTSVFLGKDTIAQDKYDMLNYGAANLFYKKYSEAIQNFTEVLENSPNNIFALQNRAQCFLNSNQVEKAIEDLLIVNKLVANSVCYNLAICFSKIGNIKEAIEHLEQHLNSKYKKPKSFIRLDKNLNNVQNTKEWNILWEKDWYSKLELSIDEASNLFENNKTNEALDILDKILDNHKRNYKAYYLRAKVLSSLKQYKFAIEDMNKVIELKSKNANYYLDRAKLYSLQAKKKKAMEDINMAISLSPESVLLVFERAKIELKFKQYSNAKKDFENYLEYYHLDYEAIYNLGISNFHIEKYNEALDNFSEILSSDPSSTKSFIARANTYMQVKQFENAENDYSQALDLSPNEGKVYYNRGLARLNLKKDNDACSDWDKAIKLNYIDAIDLKRKYCQSVDLGDFER; the protein is encoded by the coding sequence ATGAAAAAAATCTTATATATTATCATATTTACATCAGTATTTCTTGGAAAAGACACTATTGCTCAAGACAAATATGACATGCTTAATTATGGCGCAGCAAACCTTTTTTATAAGAAATATTCCGAAGCAATTCAAAATTTTACTGAAGTATTAGAAAATTCTCCGAATAATATCTTTGCTTTACAAAATAGAGCACAATGTTTTCTTAATAGCAATCAAGTTGAAAAAGCAATTGAAGATTTACTGATAGTAAACAAATTAGTCGCTAATTCTGTATGTTACAATTTAGCTATTTGTTTTTCAAAAATTGGAAATATAAAAGAAGCCATAGAACATTTAGAACAACATCTAAATTCAAAATACAAAAAACCAAAAAGCTTCATAAGATTAGACAAAAATCTAAATAATGTTCAAAATACAAAGGAGTGGAATATTTTATGGGAAAAAGATTGGTATAGCAAATTAGAGTTGTCCATAGACGAAGCCAGCAATTTATTCGAAAATAATAAAACAAACGAAGCACTTGACATTTTAGATAAAATTTTGGATAATCATAAGAGAAATTATAAGGCTTATTACTTACGTGCCAAAGTTTTAAGCTCTTTAAAACAATACAAATTTGCTATTGAGGACATGAATAAAGTCATAGAATTGAAATCAAAAAATGCGAACTATTATCTTGACAGAGCGAAATTATATTCGCTTCAAGCCAAAAAGAAAAAAGCAATGGAAGATATAAATATGGCTATTTCATTGTCTCCAGAAAGTGTTTTATTAGTTTTTGAAAGAGCAAAAATTGAACTTAAATTTAAACAATATTCAAATGCAAAAAAAGACTTTGAAAACTATTTAGAGTATTATCATCTTGATTATGAAGCAATTTACAATTTAGGGATTTCAAATTTTCATATAGAGAAATATAATGAGGCATTAGATAATTTTTCAGAAATTCTTTCTTCCGATCCTTCGAGCACAAAAAGTTTCATTGCCAGAGCAAATACATATATGCAAGTTAAACAGTTTGAAAATGCCGAAAACGACTATTCGCAAGCATTAGACCTATCTCCTAACGAAGGTAAGGTATATTATAACAGAGGATTAGCGAGATTGAATCTTAAGAAAGATAACGATGCTTGTTCAGATTGGGACAAAGCAATCAAATTAAACTATATTGATGCAATTGATTTGAAACGCAAGTATTGTCAATCGGTTGATTTAGGTGATTTTGAACGATGA